The window GTTCTCaggtatattattttatccaatcTTCAAGTTTCTTATGCAAAATTCAGAAAGaaacttttcaaaattttatgatatcggattttcagaaaatgaaaacaaattttcaaggcaTGGATAtatcggctctgataccaaatgttagaaatttcttaacaaaattATGTTTCTACACATTtatgaacatgataaacaatatgCGGAAGCAGATCGAGcgttacctccggccattgaatgATTTGTAAGTTTTCTGATTTCCTTATATTGAAGCCTTCCAAGCACTCCAACTCTCTTCGTAGATGGTGTATTTtgttcttatgaggtgtgtgcttagggacctcaatcaccACTATTTATATGCATTTCTTATACCATCGATGTGTTTATCGTGAACTCGAGAGTCAAAAGAAGAGGCGTTTGAGTGTCTcgattttctaaagttgaggcagcTTGTACCATTTGTCAAAAATCTAGGCAATGACCGTTGTCGTTTCCTACACGTCTGTCCTTCTTTTGATAGATATGGgtcatttttttttccatttgaaACTTGTAAGAAGAACACTTTAATCAAACATATGAAGTATCTTCCCATGACATGGTATATTTCCCTTATCACGAAAAGTTTATGACAGATTACCATGATTTTACTTGAGGTCATGAGGCTGTATCCACCGATAGTATATGTTACCCGAAGGCTTGATCACGAAGCTAAGCTCGGGAACTTAACAATACCAGCATGTGTGGAAGTTATACTGCCAATAACCAAGTTCCATCATGACAGGGAAATTTGGGGGGACGACTCAATGGATTTCAATCCTGAGAGATTTAGCGAAGGAGTTTCCAAGGCACAGAAGAGAAAAGGTATGTACTTCCCATTTGGTTGAGCCCTCAGATATGTGTTGGACAAACGTTCGCGATGTTAGAGGCCAAAATCGCCCTGGCCATGATTCTACAATGCTTCTCTTTTGAACTTTCACCGTCTTACACGCATGCATCTGACTATCTTATATCTCTTGTACCTCAACATGGTGCTCACTTGGTTATGAAAAAGATATAGGAGATGAATGATTCTTCATATTTTTTGTCACTAAAGATTTTTTATCGATGATTACTTCTACTCTTGAATTCTGATCGGTTGTGCTCAAGGATTCGATGTCTTTACTTATTAATTCAAATTATGGATCGAGAGCAATTAATAACTATTCCATTTCTTTCTAGCTATCTCTAATCTTGTGAAGTTGAacgaaaaatataataaagctGGACATGGAACCAACAGTGCTTAATGTTTATTTATGAAGCGTCAATCACATTTAAGTTTCATAAATATTACATTTCTCCAATGAACAATTCAACATATGTTATTCTCATAATTTAGTGAAAAGGGATAAACATATTCAACATATGTTATTCAACATTGTTCATTAATTTCGAGAGAGGCATCAGCAAGTATGTTTCCAACTTCGACTGATCCGGCCTTGTTCAGATGCAGCTTATCGTCAAATTTTATCTCTGCTCCCTTAGCATCAACCCATAGTTATTTGGGGCGCAAGGCGCACACAAGCGCAAGGGTGTCTTGGGGCCTGAGGCGCGAGGCGCAAGGCGAAGCGCACGCTTTATTGAAGTAAGGCGCATAtgacacaaattttaaaattcaacatatataaaatattttataagatttatattaaatactttgacaaagataaaaaaaataatataaataaaaattcattaacaGATAATGTAGCATAAAtcataacaaaaaaaacaaactcCAATCATCTAAAATTCATTAGTAAGTCGTAAGTGCATCATAATATATTAAccaaaaaacttcaaaaatctaaatcatcaaattcatcttcatcctccccaactacatcatcatcatcatcatcatcatcatcatctccaGAAGCTGAAGCTCCAGATTTGTATCCTTCTGATTCCTCATCGTTTTCGCCAAAATCAATTTCTTCATCCTCTTCATTGCTATAACGATAGCTAGTAGATCTTCTTTTATACGTATTTAATGTACTCGTACTACTAGCTTCTTTTGTAGAAGATGTGCCTCGAGATCTAAAATTATAGGCATCTTCATCAACCCCAGAAGCTCGTCCAACTTCACCCCAAGTCAAACTATCATCATCAAATACGAGATCATTTTCGTCACcactattattatttaatccTCCCATCAACCATTCATTACTATCATCGATTTCAGCCAAAGAAATAGGATCAATCATATCACGCATATCATATCGGCGCCTCAAAGCCCTGTTATACTTGATGTAAACCaaatcattcaattttttttgctcCAATCTATTTCTTCTTTTGGAATGAAGCTGCACATATTTGATACAAATTAATTTtagctttaaaataataaatttatttaatatttcattaaagACTAATACTTAGTACTCACATGTTCAAACACACTCCAATTTCGTTCACAAGCAGATGAGCTACAAGTAAGGCTAAGAATTTTCACCGCGAACACTTGCAATTCGGGTGTCGAACACCCATAAGCCAACCACCATTCCGCTggtaattttgaaacaaaataaaaaattgagcaTTAAAACTATTACATATCATTATATCaattatcatataataaaaataaaattgcagCATAAAAACACCAAAGCGCACAGGCGCGCGCCTTTCTGCCGCGACGCGCCTGGGCCGAGGCGCAGGTCAGGCGCGCGCCTGTTTAATGGCTTGCGCCTGGGTTATGACCCAGGCGCAACAGGTGCGCCTGGCTGCGCCTGTCGCCTAAGCGCAGCCAGGCGCTCGCCTTTCACAACATTGCATCAACCGTTAGGATGTGTGGAAGCTTTATTTCCTTCTGAGCTTCTCTCACCATCATTTTGTATTCTCCATTTCCGGTGGTCATCGACACCTAAATCGATAGACCATGTCGTAAAGTTAAGACGAATTTCaagaaattggaaaaaattCATAAGTTAGCTTTTTCAACAGAATCGTGATGCCATTTTGATCAGACAAGATAATGTAAAAAATATTGCTGCTTGCTAGTACTAGATTGAGTGTGTACGAGCTCAATAGACCTTTCTGTTCTTCAGCTCTTAGTCGATGCCAACAATCTCACTTTTCTCCAAACAATCATAAAATAGTTTGAGCTCATGAAAGGGTTATCTTACTAATAGCTTACgagtttttaatttttggttGACAAAATAATTTTGGTGGACTGATTTATCCCATTTTGGGTTTTGTTCCATACAGTATTCATAGTTTTTTTATGCAATagcttagatttttttttttaccttattttGTCGAAATATTGATATATCACTGGAAAATACTGACGTAacgtaaaaaatattttaatgagaACAAAAATTGTTAACATGCAACTTAATTTTGGTGATTTGTTCGACATCACTTTAGCAACTggaccaaaataattaaaaaaataaaattaatgcacAAAAACCACAGTTTGACGAGTAAACTGTTGGGAAAGATAGCCAAATTAAATAACTTTTCTTACAGTGGTTGAGTCTTTTTTCTTTAGTGGTaatatcaaatcaaaatatttccacGATATCAACAATGATAATAATTATGAAGAAAACGACACAAGGATTTTTACGTGAAAAACCCAAATTAAGGAAAAACCACGAGACTGAAGTCCAACAAAAGAAATCTCCACTATATTAATAATGGGTACAAATCGTTCCTGCAACAATAAGAGCTAACAATAACTCTCCCTAGAACAACTTAGGGGACACCAAGaacttcaaaaataattattcttggatgacatattcaatCTCACTTTAAAAGTGGAACTCACACAACTCTAATCANTAAAGCTCACATTTTGAAGATAAGCATTTGGATATTTTACATACATGCAGTCGTACTTaaaataccatttaaaaataatctgaAGTATTTGCCAATAACAATATAACGAAACATAAACAAGTAAAAATCCTAACATCCAACAGTGAAATAAATCAGCTTATATAAAAATACTCATATCCTCTCAAtctcataaaatcataaatgtgcggaaaacatgtggtcctcgggtcgtgtcgtcCCATCAGGCCTGTCTACTCAAAATTCGGCACCTCCAGTGCCCCCgatatcatgctcacctgcatcacacacgtctaatgagtctaaagactcaacacacctgtaccaaaaataacaagtacatatacatagcacataGCAGTGAAATGTACTCTaatcaacatacctttcaaGAACTTTGAAAGCGTAAATGCAGACATGTCATATGAAATCAttacgtgtcaaaacagctcatcattatcatcattcatcatcATACATCATTTATTttagtgaattcagttcattagttgtgactgtcatacatcattcatcatttacgatggatccatcatacatagaaccgcggtacccggcagctgtcggacatcagtgatagtattacccatccactgtgcatAGGCCTCTTCATCAGCATGTACATTTAtatcttaaacatttacatatacttcgatagccacaactaattctcatTATTCAAAACAACATCATTTTCATCGCTTATCAAAATCATACACATGCgtaaattttcttgaaattaagCATGCAAtgtatatttcataaattcattaaaaaaaatcgtgatcatgatgcataaaaatttaaaaacatgataaattttgcACAGGGAATTGCCAATCTCACCCTgagtgcaaaatgatcattttgcccttggaaacccaaaatgattgttttacccttggacctctaaatttcgacccgaagcttaccaaacttcttaaaacatcctaaaacatatttataaacatttcttagacgtaaactcgggCCCGTTCAAAATTAACCgcttcattttaaaacttggaccggggtcccgattttaacccgaaatgattcgaaacttaaccaaatttctcccaaaTTTTTACCACACCTTGTATACATCTAAAAGGCCCTAAAACCATCAAGACCATACCAACAAACCCTTCGAACCAGCCCTG of the Primulina huaijiensis isolate GDHJ02 chromosome 1, ASM1229523v2, whole genome shotgun sequence genome contains:
- the LOC140989864 gene encoding uncharacterized protein; its protein translation is MRDMIDPISLAEIDDSNEWLMGGLNNNSGDENDLVFDDDSLTWGEVGRASGVDEDAYNFRSRGTSSTKEASSTSTLNTYKRRSTSYRYSNEEDEEIDFGENDEESEGYKSGASASGDDDDDDDDDDVVGEDEDEFDDLDF